A stretch of the Aulosira sp. FACHB-615 genome encodes the following:
- a CDS encoding DUF2808 domain-containing protein — MKYISSLLSTLFVGVGICSLPQFAANAVTLGSGAIAFAQPPTLVSASTPYNETSVSDTTYYFTVKVPAAAGESLQQVTFTQISGAEEIEFNSNDTFAFVGTSDRRGEKLALKSVVSNDKQNFTVTFANPVPPDQTVTIGLRTYRNPFNDGVYLFGVKAFPSGQETVGQFLGVGRLQFYKDTYLEG; from the coding sequence ATGAAGTACATCAGCAGCCTTTTAAGCACGCTGTTTGTTGGTGTAGGCATCTGTTCCTTACCTCAGTTTGCAGCGAATGCAGTTACTTTGGGTAGTGGTGCGATCGCTTTTGCTCAACCACCAACTCTAGTTAGTGCTAGTACGCCATACAATGAAACGAGTGTGTCGGATACGACATACTACTTTACCGTCAAAGTACCAGCCGCCGCCGGGGAATCTCTGCAACAGGTGACTTTTACTCAAATATCAGGCGCAGAAGAGATTGAGTTTAATTCCAATGATACATTTGCTTTTGTGGGTACAAGCGATCGCCGTGGCGAAAAGTTAGCCCTCAAATCGGTGGTTAGCAACGACAAACAAAATTTCACCGTCACCTTTGCTAACCCTGTACCACCAGACCAAACAGTAACAATCGGTTTGCGGACTTACCGTAATCCTTTTAATGATGGTGTCTACTTATTTGGCGTAAAAGCATTCCCATCTGGACAAGAAACCGTTGGTCAATTTCTCGGCGTAGGTCGTCTGCAATTTTATAAAGACACTTACTTAGAAGGATAG